The sequence below is a genomic window from Salinispira pacifica.
AAGCCCTCATTTCTCACGGTAAGCGGACAGCTTAACGCGGAAATCTATGCCAGCGCCATGGACCGGGTCTACACCTTCGGACCCACGTTCCGAGCGGAAAACAGCAATACCAGCCGCCACCTTGCGGAATTCTGGATGATCGAACCGGAAATTGCCTTCTGCGACCTTGAAGCCAACATGGACTGGTCCGAGGCTTTTCTCAAGCACATTCTCGCCACAGTGCTGAAAGAATCCCGGGACGACATGGAATTCTTCGACCTGCGCATCCAGAAAGGAATTATCCAGCAGCTTGAGCAGGTGGTTGAAAGCGATTTCACCCGCATCAGCTACAGCGATGCCGTCAGCCAGCTGGAAAAATCCGGCAGAAATTTCGAGTACCCCGTGAGCTGGGGTGCAGACCTCCAAAGCGAACATGAAAAATTTCTTACCGAAGAGATATTCAAGGGTCCGGTAATCGTCACAGACTATCCCAAGGAGATCAAAGCCTTCTACATGCGTCTGAACGACGATGAAAAAACCGTACGGGGCATGGACGTTCTGGTACCCCGGCTGGGAGAAATTATCGGCGGAAGCCAGCGTGAAGAACGGCTGGACGTACTCAGCCGCCGTCTCGGGGAAAGCGGCCTTACCGAAAAAGATTACTGGTGGTATCTGGATCTCCGGCGCTTCGGCAGCGTCCCCCATTCCGGGTTCGGTCTGGGATTTGAGCGGCTCATACAGTATGTCACCGGCATGCAGAATATCAGGGATGTCATCCCCTTCCCCAGAGCGTCTAAAACCGCAGAGTTCTAACTTTGTCCCCGTCTTGCTTGATGGGCTTGATGGGGGAGAAACTTGATGGGAAAAACCATACACTCCGGTACACGGGAGGCGAAACATGATCAGATACTTTCAAAAACGGTTTGCAGGGAGCATCAACCCTCTGTTATGTGCAGCTGCGGTACTTCTGGTTCTGCTGCTGTCGGCGGGCTGTACCACCACCCGGATTATCGATCCGGATGCGGTAAGCTCCTCTGCCGTTGCCACGGAAAAGCGCGGCGACAGGGATGATGATCCGGCCCCCGAATATCCGGGAAAAGAAGACGGGGAGCTTTTTCTCTGGGAGTTCAGCAAAGATGGCCGTACCCTGCACATCCTGGGATCAATTCATCTTGCCAGCGACATGATATACCCCCTTCCGGAGCAAATTCTGGAAGCCTTCAGTGTATCGGATATTCTGGTGGAAGAGGTGGATATTGTTCAGGCGGATATGCAGGAGGCCCAGGAATTCATCAGTTCCCACTCCACCCTCCCCGACGACCGGGTGCTCAGCGAGTATCTGGGGCAACAGGAGGAGGAGATGCTTCTGGAAATACTGGAACGCTACGGCATTCCCTACTCCACCGTTGAACGCCTTCAGCCTTGGGTTGTGAGCAATACCCTGAGTATGCTCAGCAGTTTCGAAGTGGATATGAAGCCCGAGTACGGACTGGATCTTTACTTTGCCAGAGAGGCCCAGTCCACCGGCAAGGAAGTGTACGCCCTTGAAACCGTGACACAGCAGCTGGAGATTCTCAACTCCGTAGGACTCCAGGCACAGGCCTACAGCCTGAATGAAACAATTCGCGAATTTGCCCGGCTGGACGAGTACATGTACCGGGTACTTGAAACCTGGTCCCGGGGAGATGCCCGGGCCATGGAAGAGATTCTCCTGGAGGGGATGACATCCAATGAGAATGGCCGGGATTACTATCGCCGCCTGATTGTGGAGCGAAATGAAGACTGGACGGAACAGTTGATCACCCTTTTCGAGAGAGAACCGGAAAGCAGAATTTTTGCAGTGGTAGGCTCAGCACATCTTCTGGGTCCCCACAGTCTGGTACGCCTGCTCATGGAAGAAGGATTTCAGGCACGAAGGTATTAATCCGGGAAAAATTGGATAATTTCTGATGATTACGCTAATATATATTTCATACTGAACGAGATACGCGGGAAACCGGATTTTCACTGTCCCCGGATTCCCCAAGGAGAGAGGTATGAGAAACATTGTTCGAATAGCATCACTTTTCGTTATGGTCATGGTACTGGGCGGCTGCAGCGGGGTTCTGGGGTTGCTCACCGGCTTTAACCCCGGTGTGAGCACAGTTGTGGTGGATGATACCGGCAGCAAGGGAATCAGTGAAATTGATATTGTCTTCACCAACGCCGGACCTGCATTGGATGCCGTTGCGTATGCGGTGGTATTGTCCAACGGCACATCCTTGAGTTATGCATCCGATGCAGTAATTTATGAGGACTCGGTGGATCTGAAAGCCGGAGGTACTCAGACAGTCAGCGTCAACAGGGAATTGATAGACGAATTCATGGCAGAAAGCCAGGAGACGGTTTCCGACGGTAATTATTATGTTGGGGTAATTCTCGACCCCCTGAGCAGGGTGAACGATGAAGACCGCGCCGACAATCAGGCGGTATCCCAGGGAGAATTCAACTTCACCAACTGATCACCATGATGCCTTCCTTCCAATAATCACTTCCCGCACTCCCCCGGGCAGGATCTCCGCTCCCCGGGGGATGGGGGAATGATCCTCCGAATCAGACTTTTACAATTTCCCGACTGAAGATTCTTTGACACAACCATATCTTGCACCGATACTGATGGAAAGGAGAAAATTAATGTCCATTAGGTGGAAGATATTTATCCCGATTGCAATAACCATTTTTGGCTATTTACTTCTGATGGTGGTTCTCACATCCACCACTGTTTCCGGCGACATGATCGAGCAGAACGAACAGTTTGCAGAAATCTATGTTGATGAGATTCATGCCCATATCACCTCTTTTTACACCGAGACGGAACGGCAGGGTGAAATTCTCCGGAACGATGTTGAGCGAAGGCTGGAGGAACTGGTGCAGTCCGTCACAGGAATGCTCCAGGGACTTCACCAGATGGAGCTTGACGGCGATCTGACCAGGGCGGAGGCCCAGGAAATGGCGGTTGAACAGATTAACAATATGTGGTTCGGCCTGGACGGATATTTCTGGATCGATACCACCGAACATATTAACGTGGCCCTCCCCCCCGATCCCTCGGTGGTGGGAACCAGCCGCTTCGACCTAACCGACCGCAGGGGCACCAAAATAATCCAGGAGATGGTTTCATCCTCTCTGGAACAGGGTACCGCCTGGGTTGAATACTACTTTCCCAAACCCGGTGAAAGCGAACCTTCGTTGAAGCTTGGACATACCAGACTCTTCGAGCCCTGGAACTGGGTGGTGGGCACCGGTGAATACATCGACAACATAGAAGAGGAACTCCAGGCCATCCGTCAGGAGAGCATCCGGGAACTGAACACCAGTCTCTATGCCAATCTTTCCCAGGACAATTATCCCATTATTGTAAACAGTGAGGGAGAATTCGTAGCCTATGTGGATCAGAGCGTTGTGGGTACAAACCCGAATTTTGCCGATGCACTCAGCGGCGAGTCCCTGAATGATCTGTTTCAGGAGAGCTAGGACGGAAAAATCGAATATCATTTTTCAAAACAGGATGAAGAGGGATCGTTTAGAAAAATGGGCTATATCAAAGAGTTTTCTCCACTGGACTGGAAAATAATCTACACCTTCTACGTGGATGATGTTGTTGCCCAGGTTCAATCGTTCCGCATCTTCCTCATTATCCTGGGACTGGCAGGCCTCATCCTTATCGGAGGAATTCTGTTCGGAATGCTTACCTACGTGCAGCGCACCCTGCTGAATATCAGCCAGGGGCTGGGCACCATCTCCCAGGGTACCGGAGATCTGACTTTCAGGCTACCGGTGAGAAGCAGAGATGAGATCGGTTCACTTTCGGAAAATTTCAACCTGATGATGGAGAAACTTCAGAATATCGTCATAAAACTGAAATCCACAGTTTCCGACAGCGAGGTGCTTGGGGAAGATCTCAGTGCAAGCACCGAAGAAATTTCAACGGCAGTTGTTGAAATGTCAGCCACGGGACAGTCTATTAAGGGAAAATCCCAGAATCTTTCCGGTGAATCCGATTCGGTGGAGAGGAATCTCAACCATATCATCGACTCCATGCGGGGACTGGCGGATGCCGCCCATGCAGGGGATGCGGGCCGGGGTTTTGCGGTGGTAGCTGAAGAAATTCGAAAGCTTGCGGAATCCACAGCCCAGAACTCCAACCAGATCGGATCTTCGGTGAAAGAAATTATCGAGAAGATTCACACCACATCCGACCGTTCACGGCAAACCGGTGAGGCCATCAGCGCCATTGCCACAGAAACCGAAGAATCCAGCTCAGCCATGGAAGAAATTCTCCAGGCCCTGGCGGAAGTGAATATGGGAACTCAGCAAATCACCGAAGCACTGGAACATCTTGTGAGCACGTCCTCAACGGTAAAAAGTTCGTCTTCTGAAGTGCGGGAAGAATCGGAGCATGCTCTTGAAGCAATCAGCAAGGTGAACAATCTTTCTACGGAAAATAGTCAGGGCATAGCGGAGATTTCCAACGCCATGGAGGAAATCAACATCTCCATTCAGCAGATTCGGGATCTGGGCATCCGAAACCGGGAGAATATCAAAACCATCCATGCTGAAGTTGAGAACTTCAAAACCGAAACGGAGCAGGATGCATCAGCATAAAAAAACCGGAGGGATGAATGTGTCATCTCTCCGGCATAATGTTTCTCCGGGCCGTTGCGCAGCGTTTCCCTGTGCACAGCCCGGGGTCTATGGCGTCTCTTTTGTTTTTAATAAAATGTTGAATGAAATCAGGCGATGGCGGGAGCCTCGGCCACCATTCTCTTCACTTCCCTGGCAAGTTCCGTGCCTCGCTGTCTGATCAGTTCGATGTCTTCCTTGCCGGGAGCGCCTTTGAACTCAACGGTTTCCAGGAAATCCCAACCGGTTTTGTGCTTTGCCATCAGTTCGTCCAGTTCTTTCTGAGCACCGCCGGACCAGCCGTAGCTTCCGAAACGGAAGGCTTTCCGGTTCTTCACCTTCTTCTTCGCCAGTTCATCCAGGGCTGCGAACATGGGGGGAAACATTTTATATTCATAGGTGGGCATTCCCATCACAATTCCCGTTGATGTCCAGGCGGATGTGAGAACATCACCCAGAGGAGATTCGGGCAGCCTGTGAACATGAACCTTCACTCCTTCGGCTTCAATTGCTTCAACCAGAGGCTTCACCGCTTTTTCAGTCATGCCGTACATGGAACCCCAGAGTACGGTAACTTCTTCCTTGGCAGGGTTCTTGTCGTAGCTGGCGTAGCGCTTATAATCATTTACAATCTTCCAGGGATCCTTACGCCACACGATTCCATGTCCTGGGGCGATTATTTTCACCGGAAGCTCTTCAACCGCCTTAATCGCCTTTTTCACCGGGAGACAGAATGCTGCAACAATATTTGAGTAATACCGTACAGCTTCATGCTCGAAGAAATCTATCTCTTCCCGGGAAAGCTGATCGTCGTAGGGTGCGTCACTGATGGCACCGAAGGATCCGAATGCATCGCAGGGCATGAGGGTTCCGCTCTTGGTGTCGAATGTTGCCATGGTTTCCGGCCAGTGAACGTTGGGGATATCTGCAAATGCCAGAACCCTGCCGTCACCCAGATCCAGACTGTCTCCGGTTTTCACCGTCCGTACATCATTGGTTATTTCATAGAACGCTTCCAGCAGGGGCTCGCCTTTCACGCTCGTGATAATCTGAAAGTCATCCCTGATCTTTTTAAAATCCTCCAGCCACCCGCTGTGATCCGGTTCATGGTGGTTGACAATTACATAATCAATATCTTCGGCTTTAATACCCATCTGATCAAACTGCTCAAAGAGGGTTTCGGGAACACCGTCCCAGCCGCAAACACCGTCGACTATGGCAACTTTTTCACCCTTTACGATGTAGCTGTTCATGCTTACACCGTTGGGGATAGGCCATATTCCTTCGAAAAGAAGAGAGTTTGGTTCTGCATTGGCTGACAGCCGGAAAATTCCATCGGTAACTTCTGTAACATTCATTCCCATAGATAACTCCTCAGGTTTTTACAATACAATACCTTAGTATTTCGATAAATTTATAGCTATATTCCGGATTTTGCAAGTAAAATATGACTGTTTTTATGATATTCATCTGCAACGGACAAATAGCCCCGGTTCCAGGAAATCCCCTCATTCTTTCAATAACCGGGTGAGTTCCCGGTCAAAGGCGGAGGCAAAGGCCTGAATTTCTTTGGGGGAGAAGCTGCGGTCTTTCATGCTCTCAAGCCCCATTGCCCGAAGCTCAGCCATAAAATTCCGTTCGCTCAGGCGGGTACGGATATTTTCCGGAGTGAACTGTGTGCCCCTGTCATTGAGAACCGTCAGACCGAGCTCCACCAGTTCAGCGGCAAGTGGAATATCACGGGTGATCACCATATCTCCCGGTTCAGCCAATCGCTGAATCTCCATGTCTGCGGCATCCTGACCCGGTTCAACCACGATGAGTTCAATCCACGGGCTTGTTTTTACCGGAATGCTCCGGGCGGCCACGAAGCGGGCCGTTACTTCTCTTCGGATGGCGGCTTTGGATATGATCTCCCTCACCTTCACAGGACATGAATCGGCGTCAACATAGATGGTCATTCTTTGTCCCCGGACAGGGCATTCACCGTGGCCAGGGCAAACACCGCCGTCGCCGTTTCGGCACTCAGGGTGATGCCGGTTACCTGCCCTTCAAGCTCCCGTTCAGCGGGAATGAAAAGAGCCTCGCCTTTCCGGACGCTGAAGGCAGCATCCCCCTGTCGAACCACCAGAGTTCCCTGTTCTACCAGGAGAATTGCCGGGGCTTCTCCAAGTTCCATCCCCCTGCGCAGCTCCGTTTCCTCTGCTCCATCATCCAGCCGTACTCTGGCAATCCGGAACTCGGGAACCGGAGAATCGTACCATCCCAGGGAATCAGGCGTGAGAATACCTGGCTGAAAGGGGGAAAAATCGAGAACAGAGATCAACTCAGGCACATCAACATGTTTGGACGTGCAGCCTCCCCTGAGAACATTGTCGGAATTTGCCATCAGCTCAATGCCCGTACCCGCAAGATACGCATGAAGAACCCCTGCATGCATAAAAAGCCCCTGCCCGGGATTCAGTTTCACCACATTCAGATACAGGGGGGCAAGGGTGCCCGGATCCCCGGGGAACTGAGTCCGGAGCTCCTGCAGCCAGTACCAAATTCTCTCCTCAGCACCATCCGGCAATTCCCCGGGACCTTCCTTCTCCACAGCCCTGCGGCTGCTCTCCATAAGCTCTTCCAGTTCATCCTGCCCGGCATTCATCAGACCGGTATAGAAATCCTGGAGACGGTTTTCGCTGGTGTCATACTCCAGAATTGTTTTCAATCTCGAGAGAAGCCCGCACTCTCCCCCCAGCTCTTCCACACGCTGGAAAATACTCAGAATTTCCTCCGGCCGGCGAAATCCGCTGAGAGCCCAGAATTCACTGACGGCCACAATGCATTCGGGTTTGTGATTATCATCACGATAGTTCCGTTCCGGCGCCGAGATATCTATTCCCAGCTCCTCCTCCCGGGCAAAACCCGCCTCTGCCTGGGCCTTGCTGGGGTGTGCCTGTATGGAGAGGCCTTTCCGTGCGGATAATATTTTCAGAAGAAAAGGAAATTCTCCGGCATAGCGCTTGTACAGTTCCTTCCCCAGAATATCTTCCCCATGGGACACCAGGAGATCCCGGAGACTGAAATGTTCATTTTCCGCAATCATGGCAGGTGCTTTCCGGTGTGCCCCGAACCAAAGCTCAGCCAGAGGCTTTCCGGGAGGATTGGCAATCCCGAAGTACTTTTCAATTTCGCCGTAGCTTCCCCAATCATAGCTCATCACTGCCGGAGTAATTTTATACATACACCCTGCTCCTTGGAAATTTTCTGAATCATTCGCACTTCATCCGCTTATATTTTATAGTTAGTATAAGAATATCAGTCCCACTTTGTCGATTATGGAGAATTCCATGCGTTTCAGCTACTGCAAACAGATCACATCTTCCACCGGATTTCCCAACCGGATTCTCACCGGACTGGGGATTCACAAAGAAATTCTCAGCTCTGAAGAGTATTCACAGCTCCCTCTTCCCTACAGGGAATTATGTACAGAAGGAGAGCAGTTCCTTGCCCTTCAGGATGACGATGAGGTGTACGTATACAGTTCTCCCGGCAGAATAACCTATGCAGGGAGCCATGCCGAATCCTGGAAGGGCAAAACCCTTGCTGCGGCGGTGAATCCCGATATCCGGGCCATCGTACGCCCCCGCACGGACAGACAGGTGGTTATCTATTCCCGGGGGTACGAGCATCCCTTCCATATCCATATAGACGAATATGATCCGGTAGATCAGGAACGGGGAACCTCTTCGGCACTCATCAGGGGTGCAGCTGCAGTTCTGGCCCGTGACGGTATACAAACCGGCGGCTTCGATGCATACCTCAATGCGTCCCTGTTACCCGGAAGCGGACTCAATGCCTCGGCTTCATTTACCGTTCTCTGCCTTGGGCTTCTGACCGATGCAGGCAAGAATTTCCCGAACGAAAGTGAAGGTCCATACACTCCTCTGGAACTCAGCTCCAAAGTGAAGGAGATTGAAGAACACTTTTTTTCCGAAACAGGGGATCTGGCAAGCGGAGCTGTAATATATTCAGGCGGTCTTCACTACATCGACCACAGTCCCGAACTTTCACTTCAAAGAATCAATCAAAATCAGGGGCTTTTTCACAAACGCCAGTATATTGTTGACAGCCTTTCGGCAGAGGCAGGTTCCGAGACTGCATACGCTCATCTCCATGACGAACTGGAAAAGATTATCGCCCTGAAAGGAGAGAGCATCCTGGATGCCAAGGTGTTCGCCGGATACAGCCAAGAGGATATCGTCCTGCTCCATTTTTTCTACAGTGAAAACTTCCGGATTCAGCAGCTTGTCCACTGTTTGCGGAACGGCAATCACTCACGCCTCTACCATCTGTTCCAGGAATATCTCCATGAATACCGCCATATACTGAACCTGATAAACAGAAAAAGTTCAAACTACAACGATCAGCTGGAGCTTCTTCACAGCATTCTCTCGATATTCCGCATTGAAGAAGATGTTGAAATTGTACACGGCCCCTTCGGACCGGGTCTGGACTCAAAAGCGTTCTTCCTTCTGCCCCCGGCCCACGGCGGGGAATTTGAACATCTCATCCGGCGTTTTTTCCAACGGATCGATATTCAGCCCGTGTATCCCCGGGAAAAAGGGCTTGTCAGGCTGCTGTAGCTCCGAAATTTCATGAAAACCCGATTCCACATTCTTTGGGGCTTTGCCTAATGGTTATATACATCTCTGGATTTATCGGAAACGGTGGCCAGCTTTTCCAGAATACCTTTCTGTGCCTCACAGAGGCGGTTCAGATTATACAGTATCACCAGACTCTTCTCAGGATAACTTAGATTTGAGGGAAGATGGGCCCCGGCTTCTGTAATTACATCGTCGAGTTCGCACATATAGCTCTCTCTCAGATCATCCATGAACCGTTTCATCTCCTGCTGAAGCTCGAAGATCTCATGGAAGGTGAAATTATGTGTTTCCACAAAGTTTTTCAGGTCGCCGGTATTCCAGGGATCCAGAATCAGGGGATAAAACACCTCCCGGACATGATTGCGCTTCAAAGCCGCCGTAAGACGATCCTGATACACACCGCCGAAGGCATGATGCAGTTCTTCCAGTCCCGGAGCCTTTTTTTCCAGCTCATTAATTGTTGCCAACAGTTGTTCCACGTTCTCCTCCGCTTTCTTATGGGTACTCCTCCGCCCGTCGGAATCGGATATATCCGCCGGGAACAGGAGGGAATTGTATTGTATTTCGCGTTCAATCTTTCCAGTTTACTTCGATCTTCTCCTGAGGGATTTTCTTGGTAACGATATCCATCAGATTGAGAATTTCTTCCTTGCAGCAGTTAATATCCTTGTTGATTTCCAGACGCCGGGCAAGTTCCCGGGCAAATTCTTCCACCATAATCACTTTCTTCGACATAGCTTCCTCCTCACAGATTCATGCTCACTACTCTTAAATTATAAAACCAGAAAGCTCAGTCTGCGAGGGGAAAACCGGAAAGATGGAAGGTTTATGTATTTTTCAGGCTCAGCCCGATCCGCTTCCGTGGAGCATCCACCGAAATAACCCGCACCGTCACCTGCTGCCCCAGGGCCAATACTTCCCCCGGATCGCTGACGAAACGGTCTGCCATTTCGCTGATGTGTATGAGACCGTCCTGATGCACGCCGATATCCACAAAGGCACCGAATTTGGTGATATTTGTCACAACTCCCGGCAATTTCATTCCCTCATTCAAATCGTCAATTTTTTCAACACCTTCGGCGAACTGAAAAGCCTGAAAGCTTTTCCGGGGATCCCGGCCCGGTTTTTTCAGTTCCGCGATAATATCAGAAAAGCTGGCGCTGTTCAGCTCCGGTCCAAGATACTTCCGGGCATCGATTTGTGCGATCAGTTCGGTGTTTCCCGGTAACTCCTGAAGCTTCACCCCGAGATCCCCGGCCATCTGCTCAACAAGGGGATAGCGCTCAGGATGTACGGCAGTTTTATCCAGCGGATGATCTCCATCATGAATGCGAAGAAACCCTGCCGCCTGCTCAAACGTTTTGGGTCCCAATCCGCTCACACTCTGCAGATCCTTCCTGCTGCGGAATTTTCCCAGTTTGCTGCGCTGTTCGACCACCGCTTTGCTCAGTCCGGGATTCATCCCCGAAACATAGGAAAGCAGGCGGGGGCTTGCGGTGTTCAGCTCCACACCCACTGCGTTCACGCAGCTGACCACGGTATCGTCAAGGCCCTGCTGGAGCCGCTTCTGATCCACATCGTGCTGATACTGTCCCACCCCGATGGAGCGGGGATCGATTTTAATCAGTTCTGCCAGCGGATCCATCAGGCGGCGGCCGATGGAAACGGCTCCCCGGACGGTAAGATCCAGATCGGGAAATTCTTCCCGGGCCAGGGAAGATGCCGAGTACACCGAAGCTCCGCTTTCATTTACCATGGTCACCGTTACCCTGCCGCCGGAATCCCGGAACAGATCAAGGGAGGTGATGAAACTGAGAGTCTCCCGCCCCCCGGTTCCGTTTCCCACGGCAATGGCCTGGATATCCTGCTCCTTCACCAGTTTCCGCAGAAGCTGTTCGGCTACCTGGGTATCCTGCCGGGGAGGGAGAGGATAGATCACATGATGGGACAGCAGATTGCCGCTTGAGTCCAGTACCGCCAGCTTACAGCCGGTTCTCAAACCGGGATCAACACCCAGCACCCTGGCTTCACCCAGAGGAGGGGCGAGAAGGAGCTGCCGCAGATTTTCGGTAAATACCCCGATGGCTTCTTCGTCGGCCTCTTCTTTCCGGGTCTTGCGCATTTCGTTCTCCAGGGAAGGCTGAATCAGACGCTGGTATGCATCGCTCCCGGCGGCGGTGATCAGCTCCCGTTCTCCCCTGGAAGCCCCGGATTTGAGATAGCGCCGATGAACAGCCTCCGGCCCCATGTCATCCGGAGGCTCTATCTTCATCCGCACAATTCCCCCATCCACGGCCCTGAGCATGGCAAGGAAGCGGTGTCCGGGCATCCGCCCCAGCTGCTCCCGATGGTCGAAATAATCCCGGTACACCTGAGCCTCCTGGCTTGAGGCGTATTTTTTCACCACCTGTGAGCTGACCACCCCCTTTTGGGTGAATAGCCGGCGCAGTTCTCCCCTGAGGGCCGGATCATCGCTGATCACTTCAGCGATAATATCCGAAGCACCCTTCAGGGCGCTTTCAATATCCGGGACGCTTTTTTCGGCATTCAGGAATTTCTCTGCAAGATGCCGGGGGTTTTTTCCGTTCTGCGAAAGTATCTGCAGTGCGAGATCCTCCAGGCCGTTTTCCCGTGCAATCTGGCCCCGGGTTCGCCGTTTCGGCTTAAAGGGTAGGTAGATATCTTCAAGTTCCGCAAGGCGGTGGGCGGCCCGGATCTGTTTCTCAAGTTCCGGCGTGAGCCGGCCCTGTTCTTCGATCACAGACATAATATAGCTTCGTCGCTTCTCCAGCTCCTGCAGTCGCGCTGCGGTATCCCTGACGGCGGTAATCTGGGTTTCATCCAGATTACCGGTGGCTTCCTTCCTGTAGCGGGCAATAAACGGGACGGTGGCCCCGTCGTTCAGCAGCTCAAGGGTTTTTTCGATTGATGAGAGCCGGATGCCCAGCTCCGATGCGATGTGGGATAGTGATATGTTCATAGCAGGGCAAGTATGACCTTCCCGGCGGGTTTATGCAATCGGAATATCAATCTTCCCCCAGCCAGAGAACTCGCGCCGGCGAACCGGCACTGATGCTCAGCAGCGGACGTATTTCCTCTTTCGTGGTGCTTGCCGTATTGCCCGGAACTCCTGTGGAAGGATCGAAGCGGAAAACGGCAATGGTGTGAGAGTCCTGGTTCCCCACAGCCAGAAATTCACCCCCGGGAGAAAAGCTCATATCCCTGGGAGTATTGCCTCCGCAGGAAAACCTTCGGATGAAGCTGAGCTTCTGCAGGAAACCTCCATGACGTTCCACAGCGTATAGAATAATCTCATCTGCGAACCTGTTGGAGAGAGCCAGTGTCCGGCCTGAAGGATGGAGCCGGATCGCCGAAGGGGCCTGGTTCTCTGTTGAAGCTGAGATATCAATATCCTCAACCAGCGTCAGCCCCGATGTAGGCTCCCCCTCCGTCTCAGGACCGGATCCTTCTGCGCGGCCGTCTTCCTCCCGGGCCTCTGGTCGTTCCTCTGGTCTTTGCTTTGGTCGTTCCGCTGGTCGTTGCTTTGGCTGGTCTTCATCACGGCGCAGCACCAGCAGCCGGGGCCGGAGTTCGCACAGGGCGTACATATGGATCCCGTCGGGATCGAACTCAAGATGCCGGGGGCCGTACCCCCAGGGCAGCTGAGCATAGCTGATCACAGGGGTTTCGCCCTCGCCGTACCCGCTGATAATCCAGATCCGGTCGCTTCCCAGATCGGCGCAATAGATTCTGCCGT
It includes:
- the asnS gene encoding asparagine--tRNA ligase; translated protein: MKRFRVKTLISMDPQEDPVLCKGWVRTKRDSKNVVFFEVNDGSSMKNLQVILDKDKEILSEQMLQRLNNGSSVEVEGMLVESPGKNQKVELHCSALTIHGDADPETYPMQKKRHSFEYLREIAHLRPRTNTFGAVARVRNTMSRAVHDFFQENGFLWVHTPIITASDAEGAGEMFQVTTLDLDGLAKADGAKMSGGIDYSRDFFGKPSFLTVSGQLNAEIYASAMDRVYTFGPTFRAENSNTSRHLAEFWMIEPEIAFCDLEANMDWSEAFLKHILATVLKESRDDMEFFDLRIQKGIIQQLEQVVESDFTRISYSDAVSQLEKSGRNFEYPVSWGADLQSEHEKFLTEEIFKGPVIVTDYPKEIKAFYMRLNDDEKTVRGMDVLVPRLGEIIGGSQREERLDVLSRRLGESGLTEKDYWWYLDLRRFGSVPHSGFGLGFERLIQYVTGMQNIRDVIPFPRASKTAEF
- a CDS encoding TraB/GumN family protein, which gives rise to MIRYFQKRFAGSINPLLCAAAVLLVLLLSAGCTTTRIIDPDAVSSSAVATEKRGDRDDDPAPEYPGKEDGELFLWEFSKDGRTLHILGSIHLASDMIYPLPEQILEAFSVSDILVEEVDIVQADMQEAQEFISSHSTLPDDRVLSEYLGQQEEEMLLEILERYGIPYSTVERLQPWVVSNTLSMLSSFEVDMKPEYGLDLYFAREAQSTGKEVYALETVTQQLEILNSVGLQAQAYSLNETIREFARLDEYMYRVLETWSRGDARAMEEILLEGMTSNENGRDYYRRLIVERNEDWTEQLITLFEREPESRIFAVVGSAHLLGPHSLVRLLMEEGFQARRY
- a CDS encoding cache domain-containing protein, which codes for MSIRWKIFIPIAITIFGYLLLMVVLTSTTVSGDMIEQNEQFAEIYVDEIHAHITSFYTETERQGEILRNDVERRLEELVQSVTGMLQGLHQMELDGDLTRAEAQEMAVEQINNMWFGLDGYFWIDTTEHINVALPPDPSVVGTSRFDLTDRRGTKIIQEMVSSSLEQGTAWVEYYFPKPGESEPSLKLGHTRLFEPWNWVVGTGEYIDNIEEELQAIRQESIRELNTSLYANLSQDNYPIIVNSEGEFVAYVDQSVVGTNPNFADALSGESLNDLFQES
- a CDS encoding methyl-accepting chemotaxis protein, which translates into the protein MEYHFSKQDEEGSFRKMGYIKEFSPLDWKIIYTFYVDDVVAQVQSFRIFLIILGLAGLILIGGILFGMLTYVQRTLLNISQGLGTISQGTGDLTFRLPVRSRDEIGSLSENFNLMMEKLQNIVIKLKSTVSDSEVLGEDLSASTEEISTAVVEMSATGQSIKGKSQNLSGESDSVERNLNHIIDSMRGLADAAHAGDAGRGFAVVAEEIRKLAESTAQNSNQIGSSVKEIIEKIHTTSDRSRQTGEAISAIATETEESSSAMEEILQALAEVNMGTQQITEALEHLVSTSSTVKSSSSEVREESEHALEAISKVNNLSTENSQGIAEISNAMEEINISIQQIRDLGIRNRENIKTIHAEVENFKTETEQDASA
- a CDS encoding FprA family A-type flavoprotein — its product is MGMNVTEVTDGIFRLSANAEPNSLLFEGIWPIPNGVSMNSYIVKGEKVAIVDGVCGWDGVPETLFEQFDQMGIKAEDIDYVIVNHHEPDHSGWLEDFKKIRDDFQIITSVKGEPLLEAFYEITNDVRTVKTGDSLDLGDGRVLAFADIPNVHWPETMATFDTKSGTLMPCDAFGSFGAISDAPYDDQLSREEIDFFEHEAVRYYSNIVAAFCLPVKKAIKAVEELPVKIIAPGHGIVWRKDPWKIVNDYKRYASYDKNPAKEEVTVLWGSMYGMTEKAVKPLVEAIEAEGVKVHVHRLPESPLGDVLTSAWTSTGIVMGMPTYEYKMFPPMFAALDELAKKKVKNRKAFRFGSYGWSGGAQKELDELMAKHKTGWDFLETVEFKGAPGKEDIELIRQRGTELAREVKRMVAEAPAIA
- a CDS encoding YaiI/YqxD family protein, whose product is MTIYVDADSCPVKVREIISKAAIRREVTARFVAARSIPVKTSPWIELIVVEPGQDAADMEIQRLAEPGDMVITRDIPLAAELVELGLTVLNDRGTQFTPENIRTRLSERNFMAELRAMGLESMKDRSFSPKEIQAFASAFDRELTRLLKE
- the manA gene encoding mannose-6-phosphate isomerase, class I, which gives rise to MYKITPAVMSYDWGSYGEIEKYFGIANPPGKPLAELWFGAHRKAPAMIAENEHFSLRDLLVSHGEDILGKELYKRYAGEFPFLLKILSARKGLSIQAHPSKAQAEAGFAREEELGIDISAPERNYRDDNHKPECIVAVSEFWALSGFRRPEEILSIFQRVEELGGECGLLSRLKTILEYDTSENRLQDFYTGLMNAGQDELEELMESSRRAVEKEGPGELPDGAEERIWYWLQELRTQFPGDPGTLAPLYLNVVKLNPGQGLFMHAGVLHAYLAGTGIELMANSDNVLRGGCTSKHVDVPELISVLDFSPFQPGILTPDSLGWYDSPVPEFRIARVRLDDGAEETELRRGMELGEAPAILLVEQGTLVVRQGDAAFSVRKGEALFIPAERELEGQVTGITLSAETATAVFALATVNALSGDKE